One genomic segment of Ricinus communis isolate WT05 ecotype wild-type chromosome 3, ASM1957865v1, whole genome shotgun sequence includes these proteins:
- the LOC8284863 gene encoding translation machinery-associated protein 22, translated as MADKPQPVRVLYCQVCSLPAEYCEFGPDFEKCKPWLIQNAPDLYPDLIKEANAKEADKVADQLQFTGISSSGGDGSTSSGGTSAPKEEVKRLPGGKIKKKEKQEVVIEKVTRNKRKCITTVKGLELFGVKLSDASKKLGKKFATGASVVKGPTEKEQIDVQGDISFDIVDFITETWPDVPETAIYFIEDGKKVPAV; from the exons ATGGCAGATAAACCCCAACCAGTCCGAGTACTGTATTGTCAAGTTTGCAGTTTACCGGCAGAGTACTGTGAATTCGGTCCCGATTTCGAGAAATGCAAACCGTGGCTGATCCAGAATGCTCCTGACCTTTATCCTGATCTCATCAAAG AGGCAAATGCTAAGGAAGCTGATAAAGTCGCGGATCAGTTACAATTCACCGGAATCTCATCTAGCGGCGGTGACGGTTCTACTTCTTCAG GGGGTACTTCTGCACCTAAGGAAGAAGTGAAGCGTCTTCCTGGTGGgaagataaagaagaaa GAGAAGCAAGAGGTTGTTATTGAAAAGGTCACACGTAACAAGCGAAAATGTATCACCACTGTAAAAGGGCTGGAGCTTTTTG GTGTTAAACTTAGTGATGCATCAAAGAAGCTTGGGAAAAAGTTCGCTACTGGAGCCTCTGTTGTTAAG GGTCCTACTGAGAAGGAGCAGATTGATGTGCAAGGAGACATATCCTTTGACATTGTGGACTTTATTACAGAGACCTGGCCTGAT gTTCCAGAAActgcaatttattttattgaagatGGTAAAAAGGTTCCAGCTGTTTGA
- the LOC8272553 gene encoding pathogen-associated molecular patterns-induced protein A70, with translation MAEPLLSSSVWSFTTGWSTPTSLFLFLNLVIGTIAVISRFSSNKKPPDEEIRPLTRAPSLIDRVKSINLSSYKYSPQSPEFETAETTIYGVSDDPPRLERAPSLLERVKSIKFPSIYRSEPETEEHRDARQVSGSETELEHHVIRSKSEVAPAERKVEANEKMKKSASERAIDELREDDRESVEKRRPAETRLEKTASFRGGDDGVDAKADDFINRFKQQLKLQRLDSLLRYRDRLKGK, from the coding sequence ATGGCAGAACCTCTACTATCTTCTTCAGTATGGAGTTTCACAACCGGTTGGTCCACACCCACTTCTCTTTTCCTCTTTCTCAACCTTGTAATCGGCACCATTGCCGTCATCTCACGTTTCAGCTCCAATAAAAAACCACCAGATGAAGAAATCAGACCACTGACTAGAGCCCCTTCTCTCATAGACCGAGTTAAGTCCATCAACTTATCGTCCTACAAATACTCGCCACAGTCCCCGGAATTCGAAACTGCAGAAACGACAATATATGGTGTATCTGATGATCCGCCTCGACTTGAACGAGCTCCTTCCCTTTTAGAACGTGTCAAGTCCATCAAGTTCCCGTCTATATACCGGTCAGAACCAGAAACTGAAGAACACCGAGATGCGCGTCAAGTATCAGGTTCGGAAACGGAGCTGGAGCATCATGTGATAAGGAGCAAATCGGAGGTGGCACCGGCGGAGAGAAAGGTAGAAGCGAACGAGAAGATGAAGAAGTCAGCGAGTGAAAGGGCTATCGACGAGCTTCGGGAGGACGATAGAGAGAGCGTAGAGAAGAGAAGGCCTGCAGAAACAAGGTTAGAGAAAACGGCGTCTTTTAGAGGAGGAGATGATGGAGTGGACGCAAAAGCTGATGATTTTATCAATAGATTTAAGCAGCAACTAAAATTGCAGCGGCTGGATTCTCTTTTGCGTTATAGAGATCGGctcaaaggaaaataa
- the LOC8272552 gene encoding zinc finger CCCH domain-containing protein 64 isoform X2, producing the protein MAPPRILLCGDVLGRLNQLYKRVQSVNKSAGPFDALFCVGQFFPASSEQLEEFMDYIDGRSHIPLPTYFIGDYGVAAPKVLSAASKNHAKLGFKMDGFEISDNLFWLKGSGKFILHGLSIAYLSGRQSADGQQYGTYSQDDADALRAMAEEPGVVDLFLTNEWPSGVTNRASISDIPTGISDSVGSDSTVSELVAEIKPRYHIAGTKGVFFAREPYSNSDAVHVTRFLGLASVGNKDKQKFIHAISPTPGSTMTSAEISMKPSNTTLSPYTFIEQAAAPKEGTKRPSDSMSDSQYWRYDVSQKRHRTGADGDKLCFKFVFSGSCPREEKCHFLHDMDAREQYSRGVCIDFLVKGKCERGPDCNFKHNLLSEGESYSHRRRGFENANTNRSKECWFCLSSPGVESHLIISIGENYYCALAKGPLVQDHILLVPIEHSPNTLSLPQECESELVRLRKSLKLYYNKQGKETILFEWASKRGTHANLQAVPVPSSRAAAVQDIFNMAAEKLGFKFVTMKFNNNSDGRKWLRTQFDRNYSFFYVELPDGTVLSHSVKENESFPAQFGREVRC; encoded by the exons ATGGCTCCGCCAAGAATCCTCTTATGCGGCGACGTTTTAGGCCGCCTGAACCAGCTATACAAGCGTGTCCAATCG GTCAACAAGTCAGCCGGTCCATTCGATGCGCTATTTTGCGTCGGCCAGTTCTTTCCAGCCTCGTCGGAGCAGCTGGAGGAGTTCATGGACTACATTGACGGCCGCTCTCACATTCCTCTTCCGACATACTTTATCGGGGACTACGGCGTCGCCGCACCTAAAGTATTGTCCGCCGCTTCCAAGAATCATGCGAAATTAGGGTTTAAAATGGACGGTTTTGAAATTTCTGATAATCTTTTTTGGTTAAAAGGCAGCGGGAAGTTTATTCTCCACG GTTTGTCAATTGCATACTTGTCTGGTAGGCAGTCAGCAGATGGTCAACAATATGGAACTTATAGTCAAGATGATGCTGATGCATTGCGAGCGATGGCTGAGGAACCTGGAGTTGTTGACTTATTTCTAAC TAATGAATGGCCAAGTGGGGTCACAAATAGAGCTTCTATATCTGATATTCCCACAGGAATATCAGATTCAGTAGGTAGTGATTCCACTGTATCTGAGTTAGTAGCAGAGATCAAACCGCG CTATCACATTGCAGGTACTAAGGGTGTATTCTTTGCTCGTGAACCATATTCTAATAGTGATGCTGTGCATGTTACCCGCTTCTTAGGTCTTGCTTCAGTTGGAAATAAGGACAAGCAG AAATTTATCCATGCAATTTCTCCTACTCCAGGATCTACAATGACATCTGCAGAGATTAGCATGAAGCCCTCTAACACTACCTTATCCCCTTACACATTCATAGAGCAAGCAGCTGCTCCTAAAGAAGGCACTAAGAGGCCTAGTGACAGTATGTCTGATTCACAGTATTGGAGATATGATGTCTCCCAAAAACGTCATAGAACTGGAGCTGATGGTGATAAGCTGtgttttaaatttgtattttctGGTTCTTGCCCGCGGGAGGAGAAATGCCATTTTCTTCATGACATGGATGCAAGGGAACAGTATTCTAGAGGTGTTTGTATTGATTTTCTTGTCAAAGGAAAATGCGAAAGGGGTCCAGACTGCAACTTTAAGCACAATTTGCTCAGCGAAGGTGAGAGTTATTCTCACAGGAGACGCGGCTTTGAAAATGCTAATACCAACAG GTCAAAAGAGTGTTGGTTTTGTTTATCAAGCCCTGGTGTGGAGTCACATCTAATTATTAGCATAGGAGAAAATTACTACTGTGCCCTAGCCAAAGGCCCCCTTGTTCAAGACCATATACTATTAGTCCCCATTGAGCATTCTCCTAATACCCTTTCCCTACCCCAAGAATGTGAATCTGAACTTGTCAGACTCAGGAAAAGtctcaaattatattataacaaaCAGGGAAAGGAGACTATCTTATTTGAGTGGGCATCCAAGCGTGGCACTCATGCTAATCTTCAG GCTGTTCCTGTTCCATCATCCAGAGCAGCTGCTGTCcaagatatatttaatatggCCGCTGAAAAGCTGGGGTTTAAATTTGTGACCATGAAGT TCAATAATAATTCAGACGGGAGAAAATGGTTGAGGACGCAATTTGATAGGAACTATAGTTTCTTCTATGTGGAACTCCCTGATGGTACTGTACTATCACATTCAGTTAAGGAGAATGAAAGCTTTCCAGCACAATTTGGACGCGAAGTAAGATGCTAG
- the LOC8272552 gene encoding zinc finger CCCH domain-containing protein 64 isoform X1 translates to MAPPRILLCGDVLGRLNQLYKRVQSVNKSAGPFDALFCVGQFFPASSEQLEEFMDYIDGRSHIPLPTYFIGDYGVAAPKVLSAASKNHAKLGFKMDGFEISDNLFWLKGSGKFILHGLSIAYLSGRQSADGQQYGTYSQDDADALRAMAEEPGVVDLFLTNEWPSGVTNRASISDIPTGISDSVGSDSTVSELVAEIKPRYHIAGTKGVFFAREPYSNSDAVHVTRFLGLASVGNKDKQKFIHAISPTPGSTMTSAEISMKPSNTTLSPYTFIEQAAAPKEGTKRPSDSMSDSQYWRYDVSQKRHRTGADGDKLCFKFVFSGSCPREEKCHFLHDMDAREQYSRGVCIDFLVKGKCERGPDCNFKHNLLSEGESYSHRRRGFENANTNRSKECWFCLSSPGVESHLIISIGENYYCALAKGPLVQDHILLVPIEHSPNTLSLPQECESELVRLRKSLKLYYNKQGKETILFEWASKRGTHANLQAVPVPSSRAAAVQDIFNMAAEKLGFKFVTMKFNNNSDGRKWLRTQFDRNYSFFYVELPDGTVLSHSVKENESFPAQFGREVLAGLLNMPERADWRTCTLSKEEETKMIDELKKQFEELNPAE, encoded by the exons ATGGCTCCGCCAAGAATCCTCTTATGCGGCGACGTTTTAGGCCGCCTGAACCAGCTATACAAGCGTGTCCAATCG GTCAACAAGTCAGCCGGTCCATTCGATGCGCTATTTTGCGTCGGCCAGTTCTTTCCAGCCTCGTCGGAGCAGCTGGAGGAGTTCATGGACTACATTGACGGCCGCTCTCACATTCCTCTTCCGACATACTTTATCGGGGACTACGGCGTCGCCGCACCTAAAGTATTGTCCGCCGCTTCCAAGAATCATGCGAAATTAGGGTTTAAAATGGACGGTTTTGAAATTTCTGATAATCTTTTTTGGTTAAAAGGCAGCGGGAAGTTTATTCTCCACG GTTTGTCAATTGCATACTTGTCTGGTAGGCAGTCAGCAGATGGTCAACAATATGGAACTTATAGTCAAGATGATGCTGATGCATTGCGAGCGATGGCTGAGGAACCTGGAGTTGTTGACTTATTTCTAAC TAATGAATGGCCAAGTGGGGTCACAAATAGAGCTTCTATATCTGATATTCCCACAGGAATATCAGATTCAGTAGGTAGTGATTCCACTGTATCTGAGTTAGTAGCAGAGATCAAACCGCG CTATCACATTGCAGGTACTAAGGGTGTATTCTTTGCTCGTGAACCATATTCTAATAGTGATGCTGTGCATGTTACCCGCTTCTTAGGTCTTGCTTCAGTTGGAAATAAGGACAAGCAG AAATTTATCCATGCAATTTCTCCTACTCCAGGATCTACAATGACATCTGCAGAGATTAGCATGAAGCCCTCTAACACTACCTTATCCCCTTACACATTCATAGAGCAAGCAGCTGCTCCTAAAGAAGGCACTAAGAGGCCTAGTGACAGTATGTCTGATTCACAGTATTGGAGATATGATGTCTCCCAAAAACGTCATAGAACTGGAGCTGATGGTGATAAGCTGtgttttaaatttgtattttctGGTTCTTGCCCGCGGGAGGAGAAATGCCATTTTCTTCATGACATGGATGCAAGGGAACAGTATTCTAGAGGTGTTTGTATTGATTTTCTTGTCAAAGGAAAATGCGAAAGGGGTCCAGACTGCAACTTTAAGCACAATTTGCTCAGCGAAGGTGAGAGTTATTCTCACAGGAGACGCGGCTTTGAAAATGCTAATACCAACAG GTCAAAAGAGTGTTGGTTTTGTTTATCAAGCCCTGGTGTGGAGTCACATCTAATTATTAGCATAGGAGAAAATTACTACTGTGCCCTAGCCAAAGGCCCCCTTGTTCAAGACCATATACTATTAGTCCCCATTGAGCATTCTCCTAATACCCTTTCCCTACCCCAAGAATGTGAATCTGAACTTGTCAGACTCAGGAAAAGtctcaaattatattataacaaaCAGGGAAAGGAGACTATCTTATTTGAGTGGGCATCCAAGCGTGGCACTCATGCTAATCTTCAG GCTGTTCCTGTTCCATCATCCAGAGCAGCTGCTGTCcaagatatatttaatatggCCGCTGAAAAGCTGGGGTTTAAATTTGTGACCATGAAGT TCAATAATAATTCAGACGGGAGAAAATGGTTGAGGACGCAATTTGATAGGAACTATAGTTTCTTCTATGTGGAACTCCCTGATGGTACTGTACTATCACATTCAGTTAAGGAGAATGAAAGCTTTCCAGCACAATTTGGACGCGAA GTTCTAGCAGGTTTGCTGAACATGCCTGAGAGAGCTGATTGGAGGACTTGTACCCTAAGCAAAGAAGAGGAAACAAAAATGATAGATGAATTGAAGAAACAATTTGAAGAGTTGAATCCAGCTGAAtga
- the LOC8272552 gene encoding zinc finger CCCH domain-containing protein 64 isoform X3, giving the protein MAPPRILLCGDVLGRLNQLYKRVQSVNKSAGPFDALFCVGQFFPASSEQLEEFMDYIDGRSHIPLPTYFIGDYGVAAPKVLSAASKNHAKLGFKMDGFEISDNLFWLKGSGKFILHGLSIAYLSGRQSADGQQYGTYSQDDADALRAMAEEPGVVDLFLTNEWPSGVTNRASISDIPTGISDSVGSDSTVSELVAEIKPRYHIAGTKGVFFAREPYSNSDAVHVTRFLGLASVGNKDKQKFIHAISPTPGSTMTSAEISMKPSNTTLSPYTFIEQAAAPKEGTKRPSDSMSDSQYWRYDVSQKRHRTGADGDKLCFKFVFSGSCPREEKCHFLHDMDAREQYSRGVCIDFLVKGKCERGPDCNFKHNLLSEGESYSHRRRGFENANTNRSKECWFCLSSPGVESHLIISIGENYYCALAKGPLVQDHILLVPIEHSPNTLSLPQECESELVRLRKSLKLYYNKQGKETILFEWASKRGTHANLQAVPVPSSRAAAVQDIFNMAAEKLGFKFVTMKFNNNSDGRKWLRTQFDRNYSFFYVELPDGTVLSHSVKENESFPAQFGREVC; this is encoded by the exons ATGGCTCCGCCAAGAATCCTCTTATGCGGCGACGTTTTAGGCCGCCTGAACCAGCTATACAAGCGTGTCCAATCG GTCAACAAGTCAGCCGGTCCATTCGATGCGCTATTTTGCGTCGGCCAGTTCTTTCCAGCCTCGTCGGAGCAGCTGGAGGAGTTCATGGACTACATTGACGGCCGCTCTCACATTCCTCTTCCGACATACTTTATCGGGGACTACGGCGTCGCCGCACCTAAAGTATTGTCCGCCGCTTCCAAGAATCATGCGAAATTAGGGTTTAAAATGGACGGTTTTGAAATTTCTGATAATCTTTTTTGGTTAAAAGGCAGCGGGAAGTTTATTCTCCACG GTTTGTCAATTGCATACTTGTCTGGTAGGCAGTCAGCAGATGGTCAACAATATGGAACTTATAGTCAAGATGATGCTGATGCATTGCGAGCGATGGCTGAGGAACCTGGAGTTGTTGACTTATTTCTAAC TAATGAATGGCCAAGTGGGGTCACAAATAGAGCTTCTATATCTGATATTCCCACAGGAATATCAGATTCAGTAGGTAGTGATTCCACTGTATCTGAGTTAGTAGCAGAGATCAAACCGCG CTATCACATTGCAGGTACTAAGGGTGTATTCTTTGCTCGTGAACCATATTCTAATAGTGATGCTGTGCATGTTACCCGCTTCTTAGGTCTTGCTTCAGTTGGAAATAAGGACAAGCAG AAATTTATCCATGCAATTTCTCCTACTCCAGGATCTACAATGACATCTGCAGAGATTAGCATGAAGCCCTCTAACACTACCTTATCCCCTTACACATTCATAGAGCAAGCAGCTGCTCCTAAAGAAGGCACTAAGAGGCCTAGTGACAGTATGTCTGATTCACAGTATTGGAGATATGATGTCTCCCAAAAACGTCATAGAACTGGAGCTGATGGTGATAAGCTGtgttttaaatttgtattttctGGTTCTTGCCCGCGGGAGGAGAAATGCCATTTTCTTCATGACATGGATGCAAGGGAACAGTATTCTAGAGGTGTTTGTATTGATTTTCTTGTCAAAGGAAAATGCGAAAGGGGTCCAGACTGCAACTTTAAGCACAATTTGCTCAGCGAAGGTGAGAGTTATTCTCACAGGAGACGCGGCTTTGAAAATGCTAATACCAACAG GTCAAAAGAGTGTTGGTTTTGTTTATCAAGCCCTGGTGTGGAGTCACATCTAATTATTAGCATAGGAGAAAATTACTACTGTGCCCTAGCCAAAGGCCCCCTTGTTCAAGACCATATACTATTAGTCCCCATTGAGCATTCTCCTAATACCCTTTCCCTACCCCAAGAATGTGAATCTGAACTTGTCAGACTCAGGAAAAGtctcaaattatattataacaaaCAGGGAAAGGAGACTATCTTATTTGAGTGGGCATCCAAGCGTGGCACTCATGCTAATCTTCAG GCTGTTCCTGTTCCATCATCCAGAGCAGCTGCTGTCcaagatatatttaatatggCCGCTGAAAAGCTGGGGTTTAAATTTGTGACCATGAAGT TCAATAATAATTCAGACGGGAGAAAATGGTTGAGGACGCAATTTGATAGGAACTATAGTTTCTTCTATGTGGAACTCCCTGATGGTACTGTACTATCACATTCAGTTAAGGAGAATGAAAGCTTTCCAGCACAATTTGGACGCGAA GTTTGCTGA